From the genome of Novosphingobium sp. TH158, one region includes:
- a CDS encoding redoxin family protein, whose translation MSEAPTKGARWAMWLPLGLFAGFAALLVVGLMWPADKTVKSRFVGQPLPEFNLAAASDDRPGLSRADFVGGKPRLLNVFASWCVPCAAEAPQLEALRQAGVEIHGVALRDHKPELAAFLARNGNPFSRIGADNLSVVQVGIGSAGVPETFVIDSKGVIRHQHIGVIMADDVPKLLAKLREAEQ comes from the coding sequence ATGAGCGAAGCGCCGACCAAGGGTGCGCGCTGGGCGATGTGGCTGCCGCTGGGCCTGTTCGCGGGATTCGCGGCGCTGCTCGTCGTCGGCCTGATGTGGCCGGCGGACAAGACGGTGAAAAGCCGCTTCGTTGGCCAGCCCCTGCCGGAATTCAACCTGGCGGCGGCAAGCGATGACCGGCCGGGGCTTTCGCGCGCCGATTTCGTCGGCGGCAAGCCGCGCCTGCTCAATGTTTTCGCCTCGTGGTGCGTGCCCTGTGCGGCAGAAGCACCGCAGCTTGAAGCGCTGCGCCAGGCCGGGGTGGAAATCCACGGCGTGGCCCTGCGCGATCACAAGCCCGAACTGGCGGCCTTCCTGGCCCGCAACGGCAACCCCTTCAGCCGCATCGGGGCAGACAACCTTTCGGTCGTGCAGGTCGGCATCGGATCGGCGGGCGTGCCGGAAACCTTCGTGATCGACAGCAAGGGCGTCATCCGTCACCAGCACATCGGCGTGATCATGGCCGATGACGTGCCCAAGCTGCTGGCAAAGCTGAGGGAGGCGGAACAGTGA
- the ccmD gene encoding heme exporter protein CcmD codes for MQENLDHWSFVIAAYAIGLVGVLGLTAWAWISMRRAEARRDRSREK; via the coding sequence ATGCAGGAAAACCTTGACCACTGGAGTTTCGTGATCGCCGCCTATGCGATCGGGCTTGTGGGCGTGCTGGGGCTTACCGCCTGGGCATGGATTTCGATGCGCCGCGCCGAAGCGCGCCGTGACAGGAGCCGCGAGAAATGA
- the ftsY gene encoding signal recognition particle-docking protein FtsY has translation MSGESSWTDRIFGGFKKTSERLTENLSGIVSKTRLDEAQLDDLEDALILSDLGPRAARRIRDRLAEERFERGADERAIKEAVAAEIAAILRPVAKPLDIVAFPRPQVILVIGVNGSGKTTTIAKLGHLFQELDYGVLFAAGDTFRAAAIEQLGVWAGRLGIEIVRGPEGGDPASIVFDAVKLATDKGTDALIVDTAGRLQNKRELMDELAKIRRVLGRLNPEAPHDVVLVLDATNGQNALQQIEVFKEVAGVTGLIMTKLDGTARGGVLVAAAEQYGLPIHAIGVGEKIDDLRPFDPDLVARVIAGVA, from the coding sequence ATGAGCGGCGAAAGCTCATGGACCGACCGCATTTTCGGCGGTTTCAAGAAGACGTCCGAGCGACTGACGGAGAACCTTTCCGGCATCGTCAGCAAGACCCGGCTGGACGAAGCGCAGCTGGACGATCTGGAAGATGCGCTGATCCTTTCCGACCTCGGCCCACGCGCCGCGCGCCGCATCCGTGACCGGCTGGCCGAGGAACGCTTTGAGCGCGGCGCAGACGAGCGCGCGATCAAAGAAGCGGTTGCGGCAGAGATCGCTGCGATCCTGCGCCCGGTTGCCAAGCCGCTGGACATCGTCGCCTTCCCCCGCCCGCAGGTGATCCTGGTGATCGGCGTCAACGGATCGGGCAAGACAACCACCATCGCCAAGCTGGGCCACCTGTTCCAGGAGCTGGACTATGGCGTGCTCTTTGCCGCGGGCGACACCTTCCGCGCCGCCGCCATCGAGCAGCTGGGCGTCTGGGCCGGCCGGCTCGGCATCGAAATCGTGCGCGGGCCCGAAGGCGGCGATCCGGCGAGCATCGTGTTCGATGCGGTCAAGCTGGCGACCGACAAGGGCACCGATGCGCTGATCGTCGATACGGCGGGCCGCCTGCAGAACAAGCGCGAGCTGATGGACGAACTCGCCAAGATCCGGCGCGTGCTCGGACGCCTGAACCCCGAGGCGCCGCACGATGTTGTCCTCGTGCTCGATGCCACGAACGGGCAGAACGCCTTGCAGCAGATCGAAGTGTTCAAGGAGGTTGCCGGAGTGACCGGTCTGATCATGACCAAGCTTGACGGTACGGCGCGCGGCGGTGTGCTGGTTGCCGCCGCCGAACAATACGGCCTGCCGATCCACGCCATCGGCGTTGGCGAAAAGATCGACGACCTGCGCCCCTTCGACCCCGATCTTGTCGCGCGCGTCATCGCAGGAGTGGCATGA
- a CDS encoding inner membrane-spanning protein YciB yields MMTEAKAQKPGWLGLVVDYGPILLFFVVYKYYSPSDRGDMIGEIAAVVRGTIAFMGGAIVAFAVSLIRFRHVSPMLWLTTAMILFFGGLTVWTQDPAWISHKPTVVYLFGAVMLLGGWLRGKALLKILLGAAFEGLDDAGWMKLSRNWGLFFIALAAINEVLANRDWFTFEQWLQAKLWLFLPLSFVFTFAHMPMLLRHGLASEAKDEAEATTPHE; encoded by the coding sequence ATGATGACTGAGGCAAAGGCCCAGAAGCCCGGCTGGCTCGGACTGGTGGTCGATTACGGCCCGATCTTGCTGTTTTTCGTGGTCTACAAGTACTACTCGCCCAGCGATCGCGGCGACATGATCGGCGAGATTGCCGCGGTCGTTCGCGGCACGATTGCCTTCATGGGCGGAGCCATCGTCGCCTTCGCGGTCAGCCTGATCCGCTTCAGGCACGTTTCGCCCATGCTGTGGCTGACAACGGCGATGATCCTGTTCTTCGGCGGACTGACCGTGTGGACGCAGGACCCGGCGTGGATCAGCCACAAGCCCACGGTGGTCTACCTGTTCGGCGCGGTGATGCTGCTGGGCGGCTGGCTGCGCGGCAAGGCGCTGCTGAAGATTCTGCTGGGCGCGGCTTTCGAAGGCCTGGACGATGCCGGCTGGATGAAGCTTTCGCGCAACTGGGGCCTGTTCTTCATCGCGCTCGCCGCGATCAACGAAGTTCTAGCCAATCGCGACTGGTTCACTTTCGAACAGTGGCTGCAGGCCAAGCTGTGGCTGTTCCTGCCGCTTTCGTTCGTCTTCACTTTCGCCCACATGCCCATGCTTCTGCGTCACGGACTGGCCAGCGAGGCGAAGGACGAGGCCGAGGCGACAACGCCGCACGAGTGA
- the ccmE gene encoding cytochrome c maturation protein CcmE, whose translation MNAALKPKHQRLVLVLLAMVALIGAALLAIWGLRSNASYFYLPADIAANRPAPDQAVRLGGMVEAGSYRREADGVTIAFVVNDTKARVPVRFKGIVPDLFKEGSGVVAEGKLGADGVFVADNLLAKHDEKYVPREMKDMTEAQARQTVEETK comes from the coding sequence ATGAACGCCGCCTTGAAGCCCAAGCACCAGCGCCTGGTCCTGGTCCTGCTGGCAATGGTGGCGCTGATCGGCGCGGCCCTGCTGGCGATCTGGGGGCTGCGCAGCAACGCCTCCTATTTCTACCTGCCGGCAGACATCGCCGCCAATCGTCCCGCTCCTGACCAGGCCGTGCGGCTGGGCGGCATGGTGGAAGCCGGCAGCTATCGCCGCGAGGCGGATGGCGTGACCATCGCCTTCGTCGTCAACGATACCAAGGCCCGCGTGCCGGTGCGCTTCAAGGGCATCGTGCCCGACCTGTTCAAGGAAGGCTCGGGCGTGGTGGCAGAGGGCAAGCTGGGGGCCGATGGCGTCTTCGTTGCCGATAACCTGCTGGCCAAGCACGACGAGAAATACGTGCCGCGGGAAATGAAGGACATGACCGAGGCTCAGGCCCGCCAGACGGTGGAAGAAACCAAGTGA
- a CDS encoding tetratricopeptide repeat protein, giving the protein MGWVLAGLLAVLAFIGMALVMKMPRRTWEIGAAALVLGLAGYALQGQPGMKAAPKEAAQKIASGDAAEEVKARRALAGGSSMTDKYLTPADAMFRHGQYADAAEMLRGAVAEDPKNGEAWLAMANALVAHADNNLSPASVLAFRKAEQTLPGHPGPPFFLGLALARSGRLEEGRAIWAELLAQSPADAPWRPELTAQLQDLDAFIARQKAMPRP; this is encoded by the coding sequence ATGGGCTGGGTGCTTGCCGGTCTGCTTGCCGTGCTGGCCTTCATCGGCATGGCGCTGGTGATGAAGATGCCGCGGCGGACGTGGGAGATCGGCGCGGCGGCGCTGGTGCTCGGCCTTGCGGGCTATGCCTTGCAGGGGCAGCCGGGCATGAAGGCCGCGCCGAAGGAAGCGGCCCAGAAGATTGCCTCGGGCGATGCCGCCGAAGAGGTGAAGGCACGCCGCGCGCTCGCGGGTGGTTCGTCGATGACGGACAAGTACCTCACCCCCGCTGACGCCATGTTCCGCCATGGCCAATATGCCGATGCCGCGGAAATGCTGCGCGGTGCGGTGGCTGAAGATCCGAAGAACGGCGAGGCCTGGCTGGCGATGGCCAACGCGCTTGTTGCCCATGCCGACAACAATCTTTCGCCCGCCTCCGTCCTCGCATTCCGCAAGGCGGAGCAGACGCTTCCTGGCCATCCGGGGCCGCCGTTCTTCCTGGGCCTGGCCCTGGCGCGATCGGGCCGGCTTGAGGAAGGGCGCGCGATCTGGGCGGAACTTCTGGCGCAAAGCCCGGCCGATGCACCCTGGCGGCCAGAGCTCACGGCCCAGCTCCAGGACCTCGATGCCTTCATCGCCCGGCAGAAGGCCATGCCCCGCCCGTAA
- a CDS encoding urate hydroxylase PuuD — MAKFFGNLHLVLLVGLAAAIGVMYCYDGIAPVTTNSLFRWLHTFFGILWIGLLYYLNFVQVPTMPSVPAELKKGVTGYIAPKVFFFFRYAALLTVITGLVIAFVNGYGHRALSFAGATRAENMIGLGMWLALIMAANVWFLIWPAQKKILGLVEASDEAKAKAAPVALAASRTNLLLSLPMLYCMVTANLG; from the coding sequence ATGGCCAAGTTTTTCGGAAACCTGCACCTGGTTCTGCTCGTCGGCCTCGCCGCCGCGATCGGAGTTATGTATTGTTATGACGGCATTGCGCCGGTGACCACGAACTCGCTGTTCCGCTGGTTGCACACCTTCTTCGGCATCCTGTGGATCGGCCTGCTCTATTACCTGAACTTCGTCCAGGTTCCGACCATGCCGTCGGTCCCGGCCGAACTGAAGAAGGGCGTGACGGGCTATATCGCGCCCAAGGTGTTCTTCTTCTTCCGCTATGCCGCGCTGCTGACCGTGATCACCGGCCTGGTGATTGCTTTCGTCAACGGCTACGGCCACCGCGCGCTGAGCTTTGCCGGTGCCACCCGCGCCGAAAACATGATCGGCCTGGGCATGTGGCTGGCGCTGATCATGGCCGCCAACGTGTGGTTCCTGATCTGGCCGGCCCAGAAGAAGATCCTCGGCCTGGTCGAAGCTTCGGACGAGGCGAAGGCCAAGGCTGCGCCGGTGGCCCTTGCTGCCAGCCGCACCAACCTGCTGCTGTCGCTGCCGATGCTCTATTGCATGGTCACGGCAAATCTTGGCTGA
- a CDS encoding heme lyase CcmF/NrfE family subunit: protein MTAEFGLAALWLAAALAALQLFAGALALTRKGEALGGAVRPAAVVQGLLALASFIALVIVFVQTDLSVKLVHNNSHSAKPMLYKLAGAWGNHEGSMLLWVTVMGLAGSIVALVERRLPEKTMLATLAGQAFVSLGFYAFLLFSSNPFTRMAPAPEGRGLNPLLQDPGLAFHPPTLYIGYVGLSIAFSFAIGALITREVSPAFARAMRPWVLGAWIFLTLGIVAGSYWAYYELGWGGWWFWDPVENASLMPWLAATALLHSCSVLAARNALRAWTVMLGVVAFSMSMVGTFLVRSGILTSVHAFAVDPERGSFILALLGIYIGGALTLFGLRASTVTEGERFAVVSRESALVFNNVMLSCTLGIVLVGTLYPLLAEALGQQVSIGPPYFNPFTAIFVVPMLLVMAVGPLLRWRRDEFGRVRKGLILPALAGLLVLGLAISWKPAHVLPVIGLALAPAIGIASLLPLRGRKLRQVKLPLWGMVFAHFGVALSLFGMASDSAFTSEKLVAVNVGEKVAVGPWQIGLKSIDPVAGPNWTALEAVMEARYHGGDAITLHPQSRSFWSPPQQTSESALVTRWNGQLYAVLGDESEDGRWQLRLWWKPFVPMIWFGGILIAFGGFLALLGRVASDLRRIVARNKISYRRQRQGR, encoded by the coding sequence GTGACCGCCGAATTCGGCCTTGCCGCCCTCTGGCTCGCGGCCGCGCTGGCGGCGCTGCAACTGTTTGCCGGTGCCCTTGCCCTGACCCGCAAGGGCGAGGCACTGGGCGGAGCGGTTCGCCCCGCGGCCGTGGTTCAGGGCCTGCTGGCGCTCGCCTCGTTCATCGCGCTGGTCATCGTCTTCGTGCAGACCGACCTTTCGGTAAAGCTGGTGCATAACAACTCGCACTCGGCCAAGCCGATGCTTTACAAGCTGGCCGGTGCCTGGGGTAACCACGAAGGCTCCATGCTGCTGTGGGTGACGGTGATGGGCCTTGCGGGCAGCATTGTCGCCCTGGTTGAGCGGCGCCTGCCCGAAAAGACCATGCTGGCAACGCTTGCCGGGCAGGCCTTTGTCAGCCTGGGCTTCTATGCTTTCCTGCTGTTCTCTTCCAATCCCTTCACCCGCATGGCTCCGGCGCCAGAGGGCAGGGGCCTTAACCCGCTATTGCAGGATCCCGGCCTCGCCTTTCACCCGCCGACGCTTTACATTGGCTATGTCGGGCTTTCGATTGCCTTTTCCTTCGCCATCGGCGCGCTGATCACGCGGGAAGTCTCGCCCGCCTTCGCCCGCGCCATGCGTCCCTGGGTGCTGGGCGCCTGGATCTTCCTGACGCTCGGCATCGTGGCCGGTTCCTACTGGGCCTATTACGAGCTGGGCTGGGGCGGCTGGTGGTTCTGGGACCCGGTGGAAAACGCCTCGCTGATGCCGTGGCTGGCGGCAACGGCGCTGCTCCATTCCTGTTCGGTGCTTGCTGCGCGCAATGCCCTGCGCGCCTGGACGGTGATGCTGGGCGTGGTCGCCTTTTCGATGTCGATGGTGGGCACCTTCCTCGTCCGCTCGGGCATCCTCACCTCGGTCCACGCCTTTGCCGTCGATCCCGAGCGCGGCTCGTTCATCCTTGCCCTGCTGGGGATCTACATCGGCGGCGCGCTGACCCTGTTCGGCCTGCGCGCCTCCACCGTTACCGAGGGTGAGCGTTTTGCCGTTGTCAGCCGCGAAAGCGCGCTGGTGTTCAACAACGTGATGCTTTCGTGCACGCTGGGCATCGTGCTGGTCGGCACGCTCTATCCGCTGCTGGCTGAGGCGCTGGGCCAGCAGGTTTCCATCGGCCCGCCCTATTTCAACCCGTTCACCGCGATCTTCGTCGTGCCGATGCTTCTGGTCATGGCGGTGGGGCCGCTGCTGCGCTGGCGGCGTGACGAGTTCGGCCGGGTGCGCAAGGGGCTGATACTTCCTGCCCTGGCCGGACTGCTCGTCCTGGGCCTGGCGATCTCGTGGAAGCCTGCGCACGTGCTGCCGGTCATCGGCCTGGCGCTTGCCCCCGCCATCGGTATTGCCAGCCTGTTGCCCCTGCGCGGGCGCAAGCTCAGGCAGGTGAAGCTGCCGCTTTGGGGCATGGTCTTTGCACACTTCGGCGTGGCCCTTTCGCTGTTCGGCATGGCCAGCGACAGCGCCTTCACCTCGGAAAAGCTGGTTGCCGTCAATGTCGGCGAAAAGGTCGCGGTCGGCCCCTGGCAGATCGGGCTCAAGTCCATCGATCCGGTTGCCGGGCCGAACTGGACTGCGCTCGAGGCGGTGATGGAAGCGCGCTACCACGGCGGAGATGCGATCACGCTGCATCCGCAATCGCGTTCGTTCTGGTCGCCGCCGCAGCAGACGAGCGAAAGCGCGCTCGTTACCCGCTGGAATGGCCAGCTTTACGCGGTGCTGGGCGATGAGTCGGAAGACGGACGCTGGCAGCTGCGCCTGTGGTGGAAGCCGTTCGTGCCGATGATCTGGTTCGGCGGCATCCTCATCGCCTTTGGCGGTTTTCTTGCCCTTCTGGGCCGGGTGGCGAGCGACCTTCGCCGCATCGTTGCACGCAACAAGATCAGCTATCGCCGGCAAAGGCAGGGCCGATGA
- a CDS encoding potassium transporter Kup: protein MAESQNSGAAISADANIASHHPGGHHGGLAKLAIGAIGVVFGDIGTSPLYAFRETFASHHGAPGIQVDPVHIHGVLSLVFWSMMIVVTFKYVLTIMKADNKGEGGSLALLALINRKSENAKWTGPFVLLGVFATALFYGDSMITPAMSVLSATEGLQYVHPGFKDWIVPLAVTILFGLFAIQSRGTEKVGRLFGPIMMVYFITLAVLGVTHVTAMPGIILEAINPLNAVNFFLTDGFRAFVAMGSVVLAVTGAEALYADMGHFGRNPIGVSWLAFVLPCLLLNYVGQGALVLSQTSPEAAAALIKDPFFLMIPDMVRIPVIVLALLATIIASQAVISGAFSLTQQAIQLGFMPRMQIKHTSAAAAGQIYIPVINWGLMIMVLVLVLFFGSSTRLAAAYGIAVTGAMFIDTLLLAAVLISLWHWPLWKALPLVFVFIVVDIAYFGANLIKVPQGGWVPLAMGFFIFTLLTTWSKGRKLMRAAMAEGTIPFEVFAKSAHSSAQRVPGTAVFMASSAAGVPSALLHNIKHNKVLHERVVILTVSIEDVPYVDPAERVTCKQFGEAFYKLKLRYGFLEETDVPAALKEANVCGEPFTMMKTSFFLSRQTLIASARPGMAIWREKLFAWMLRNAASAMEFFRLPSNRVVELGSQVEI from the coding sequence ATGGCTGAATCGCAGAATTCCGGCGCGGCCATTTCGGCCGACGCCAATATCGCATCCCACCATCCCGGCGGTCATCACGGCGGCCTGGCCAAGCTGGCGATCGGCGCGATCGGTGTCGTCTTCGGCGATATCGGTACCAGCCCGCTTTACGCCTTCCGCGAAACCTTCGCCTCGCATCATGGTGCGCCGGGAATCCAGGTCGATCCGGTGCACATCCACGGTGTGCTCAGCCTTGTCTTCTGGTCGATGATGATCGTCGTGACGTTCAAGTACGTCCTGACCATCATGAAGGCGGACAACAAGGGCGAGGGCGGCAGCCTGGCGCTGCTGGCGCTGATCAACCGCAAGTCGGAAAACGCCAAGTGGACCGGCCCCTTCGTGCTGCTGGGCGTCTTTGCCACGGCGCTGTTCTATGGCGATTCGATGATCACCCCGGCCATGTCGGTGCTCTCTGCGACCGAAGGCCTGCAATACGTCCATCCCGGTTTCAAGGACTGGATCGTTCCCCTTGCGGTGACGATCCTGTTCGGCCTCTTCGCCATCCAGTCGCGCGGGACGGAAAAGGTCGGCCGTCTGTTCGGGCCGATCATGATGGTCTATTTCATCACGCTCGCCGTGCTGGGCGTGACGCACGTTACGGCGATGCCGGGGATCATCCTTGAGGCGATCAACCCGCTCAACGCGGTCAATTTCTTTCTGACCGACGGTTTTCGCGCCTTTGTTGCCATGGGTTCGGTGGTGCTCGCGGTGACCGGTGCCGAAGCACTCTATGCCGACATGGGCCATTTCGGCCGCAATCCCATCGGGGTCAGCTGGCTGGCCTTCGTCCTGCCGTGCCTGCTGCTCAATTATGTCGGGCAGGGCGCATTGGTCCTTTCGCAGACCAGCCCCGAGGCGGCCGCTGCGCTGATCAAGGATCCGTTCTTCCTGATGATCCCGGACATGGTGCGCATTCCGGTGATCGTGCTTGCCCTGCTGGCGACGATCATCGCCAGCCAGGCGGTGATCTCGGGTGCGTTCAGCCTGACCCAGCAGGCCATCCAGCTCGGCTTCATGCCGCGCATGCAGATCAAGCACACCAGCGCCGCGGCTGCCGGGCAGATCTACATTCCGGTAATCAACTGGGGCCTGATGATCATGGTGCTGGTGCTGGTGCTGTTCTTCGGCTCCTCGACCCGGCTGGCGGCTGCCTATGGCATCGCGGTTACGGGCGCGATGTTCATCGATACGCTGCTGCTGGCAGCCGTGCTGATCTCGCTGTGGCACTGGCCGCTGTGGAAGGCGCTGCCGCTGGTCTTCGTGTTCATCGTCGTCGACATCGCTTATTTCGGGGCGAACCTGATCAAGGTGCCGCAGGGCGGCTGGGTGCCGCTGGCAATGGGCTTCTTCATCTTCACCCTGCTCACCACCTGGTCCAAGGGCCGCAAGCTGATGCGCGCCGCCATGGCCGAGGGAACCATTCCCTTCGAGGTCTTCGCCAAGAGCGCCCATTCCAGCGCCCAGCGCGTGCCGGGGACGGCGGTGTTCATGGCCTCCAGCGCTGCCGGTGTTCCTTCGGCCCTGCTGCACAACATTAAGCACAACAAGGTGCTGCACGAACGCGTGGTGATCCTTACCGTGTCGATCGAGGACGTGCCCTATGTCGATCCCGCAGAGCGGGTGACGTGCAAGCAGTTCGGCGAGGCCTTCTACAAGCTGAAGCTGCGCTATGGCTTCCTTGAGGAAACCGACGTGCCCGCGGCGCTGAAGGAAGCTAACGTCTGCGGCGAGCCTTTCACCATGATGAAGACCAGCTTCTTCCTCTCGCGCCAGACGCTGATCGCCTCGGCCCGGCCGGGAATGGCGATCTGGCGCGAAAAGTTGTTTGCCTGGATGCTGCGCAACGCGGCCAGCGCCATGGAATTCTTCCGCCTGCCGTCCAACCGCGTCGTCGAACTCGGCAGCCAGGTGGAGATCTGA
- a CDS encoding amino acid dehydrogenase gives MSAFWEEPDFDDHEMVQVVRDRASGLTAIIALHSTHLGPGAGGTRFWHYAEPAAAMRDALRLSRGMSYKNAMAGLPMGGGKAVILADANRNKSAAQIAAFGDAIEALGGRYVTAEDVGMTEADMVAIHQRTRHVCGLPATDPDLAGGDPGPFTSRGIFHGVKAAVRHKLGRDDLTGVHVAVQGTGSVGGGLARLLAAEGARLTLADVNADRAKALAAELGATAVDAATIMDVECDVFSPNALGAILDDAGIARLKAPIVAGGANNQLARPEHGPMLHERGILYAPDYVINGGGIIAVVLEYLARERGEPCTRAEVMGRLEEIPRRLEAIWQESEATARPADQVADAMAQRLIGRC, from the coding sequence GTGAGTGCATTCTGGGAAGAACCCGATTTCGATGATCACGAAATGGTGCAGGTGGTGCGCGATCGCGCATCGGGCCTGACCGCGATCATCGCCCTGCATTCGACTCACCTTGGCCCCGGTGCGGGCGGAACGCGCTTCTGGCACTATGCCGAGCCGGCCGCCGCAATGCGCGATGCGCTGCGCCTGTCACGCGGGATGAGCTACAAGAACGCCATGGCCGGCCTGCCGATGGGCGGGGGCAAGGCAGTGATCCTGGCCGATGCCAATCGCAACAAGTCCGCCGCGCAGATTGCCGCTTTCGGCGATGCGATCGAGGCGCTGGGCGGGCGCTATGTCACGGCCGAGGATGTCGGCATGACCGAGGCCGACATGGTGGCGATCCACCAGCGCACCCGGCACGTCTGCGGCCTGCCGGCCACGGACCCCGATCTTGCCGGTGGCGATCCCGGCCCCTTCACCTCGCGCGGCATCTTCCACGGTGTGAAGGCGGCGGTGCGGCACAAGCTGGGGCGCGATGACCTTACAGGCGTCCACGTCGCGGTGCAGGGCACGGGCAGTGTCGGCGGCGGCCTTGCCCGCCTGCTCGCAGCGGAAGGCGCGCGCCTGACGCTTGCCGATGTCAATGCCGACCGGGCCAAGGCGCTTGCCGCCGAACTGGGCGCGACGGCGGTCGATGCCGCTACCATCATGGATGTCGAATGCGACGTGTTCAGCCCCAATGCGCTCGGCGCGATTCTCGACGATGCGGGAATCGCGCGGCTGAAGGCACCGATCGTCGCGGGCGGGGCGAACAACCAGCTTGCCCGGCCGGAACACGGCCCGATGCTGCACGAGCGCGGGATTCTCTATGCTCCGGACTATGTGATCAACGGCGGCGGCATCATTGCCGTAGTGCTCGAATACCTTGCGCGCGAGCGGGGCGAGCCGTGCACGCGGGCCGAAGTGATGGGCCGGCTTGAGGAAATTCCCCGCCGGCTCGAAGCCATCTGGCAGGAGAGCGAAGCGACCGCGCGGCCTGCCGATCAGGTGGCCGATGCCATGGCCCAGCGGCTGATCGGGCGCTGCTGA
- the ccmC gene encoding heme ABC transporter permease CcmC — MHGFANPARFLRLARWLTPLLLVTGLLLAGGAMAWGVFVGPADALQGDSVRILYLHVPTAWLAMGGWTAIAIASLTEIVWRHPLASIAARATAAPGAVFAAICLATGSIWGRPAWGTWWVWDGRLTSMLVLLFLYFGYMALSSAAEQDGAGGESRIPAIFGLVGAVNIPVIHYSVLWWNSLHQPPSISMGKSAMAADFLVPLLVATIGFSLLFGGIVLARMRALLADMQAQARLRRKAMAFD, encoded by the coding sequence ATGCACGGCTTTGCCAATCCCGCCCGTTTCCTGCGCCTCGCCCGGTGGTTGACGCCGCTGTTGCTGGTCACAGGCCTGTTACTGGCTGGCGGGGCCATGGCCTGGGGCGTTTTCGTCGGCCCGGCAGACGCCTTGCAGGGTGATTCGGTCCGCATCCTCTATCTCCATGTCCCGACTGCCTGGCTGGCCATGGGCGGCTGGACGGCGATTGCCATTGCCAGCCTGACCGAGATCGTCTGGCGTCACCCGCTTGCTTCCATCGCGGCGCGGGCCACGGCGGCGCCGGGTGCGGTTTTCGCCGCGATCTGCCTGGCTACCGGTTCGATCTGGGGGCGGCCCGCCTGGGGCACCTGGTGGGTGTGGGACGGCCGGCTGACCTCCATGCTCGTCCTGCTGTTCCTCTATTTCGGCTACATGGCGCTGTCCTCGGCTGCCGAGCAGGACGGTGCCGGCGGGGAATCGCGCATTCCGGCGATCTTCGGGCTTGTCGGTGCGGTGAACATCCCGGTGATCCATTATTCGGTCCTGTGGTGGAACAGCCTGCACCAGCCGCCCAGCATCTCGATGGGCAAGTCGGCCATGGCGGCGGACTTCCTTGTGCCGCTGCTGGTGGCGACGATCGGCTTCTCGCTGCTGTTCGGCGGCATCGTGCTTGCCCGCATGCGCGCCCTGCTGGCCGACATGCAGGCGCAGGCACGGCTGCGCCGCAAGGCAATGGCGTTCGACTGA
- a CDS encoding cytochrome c-type biogenesis protein produces the protein MKRLLIALMLLFSGPLLADDTMPPAPYANRQLDDPKLEAKAHELMLTIRCLTCQSQSIADSDASMAGDLRNQIRQRVAAGEEPETIRQWLVARYGDYISYAPQVTSLTWPLFVLPAVLLLLAALMLRRRFTRKEP, from the coding sequence GTGAAGCGCCTGCTGATCGCCTTGATGCTCCTGTTCTCCGGCCCGCTGCTGGCCGACGATACGATGCCGCCGGCGCCTTATGCCAACCGCCAGCTCGACGATCCGAAGCTTGAGGCCAAGGCGCACGAGCTGATGCTGACGATCCGCTGCCTGACCTGCCAGAGCCAGTCGATCGCCGATTCCGATGCCTCGATGGCGGGCGACCTGCGCAACCAGATCCGCCAGCGCGTGGCGGCGGGCGAGGAGCCCGAGACGATCCGGCAATGGCTCGTTGCGCGCTATGGCGACTATATCAGCTATGCCCCGCAGGTGACTTCGCTCACCTGGCCGCTGTTCGTGCTGCCGGCGGTGCTGCTGCTGCTGGCCGCACTGATGTTGCGGCGGCGTTTTACCCGGAAGGAACCGTAA